The sequence below is a genomic window from Longimicrobium sp..
GAACGCCCCGCCGAAGTCCAGGACGTGCGCGAAGCCGTAGAGGAGCGCGGACAGCCGCGCGGCCTCCGGCCGGGGCCTCCGGGCAGAACGGCGGGAGATCGGCATCATCGCAGGCAAACCGGGACAGGAGTGGACACACCGTACAGCTCCGGCCCAACGGTACGCGCTTCGCGGCTCCCTGTCAACGGGGAAGATTCGGATCAATGGCGAGGAGGCGGCGCGGATGGAGACGGAGCGGGGGACGGAGGGCGCGCTGGAGCGCGAGCTGCGCGCGGAGGTCGAGGTGCGCGAGGAGCGGTTCGAGCACGGCGGCTTCGCGGCCGACGTGCTCCTTCCCCGCGCGCCCGACCTGCTGATCGACCCCGCCGAGTTCGAGGCGGACGAGCGGCTCCCTTACTGGGCCGAGCTGTGGCCCTCGGCGCGCGGCCTCGCCCGGCACCTGCTGGACCACCCGCCCGCCGGGGAGCCGATTATCGAGCTGGGGTGCGGCGTCGCCCTCCCGTCGCTGGCGCTCCGGTGGCTGGGGCGCGACCCCCTGGCCACCGACTACTACGCCGACGCGCTGCGCTTCGCCCGCGCCAACGCCGAGCGCAACGGCGTGGCCCCCTTGAGCACCGCGCTCTTCGACTGGCGGCAGGCGCCGCCGGGGCGCTTCGGGCTGGTGCTCGCGGCGGACGTGCTCTACGAGCTGCGCAACGGCCTGGCGCTGGTGGAGCTGCTGCCGCGGCTGGTCGCCCCCGGCGGGCGCGTGCTGCTGGCCGACCCGGGGCGCATCCACGCCGGCGAGTTCCACAGCCGCATGCACCTGGCCGGCTGGCGCGTCCGCGAGGTCGACGCCCGCGTGGAGACGAGCGACCCGGCGACGGGCGCCACGAGCACGGTGCGTATCTTCGAAATCGGGCTGCGGCAGGATTGAGCGCCGGGACCACGAGGCGGTCATACCACCTCGCGGACGCCGGTCCCGAAAAGCCTCACACGGAGAAACAGAGGAACAGAGAACCGAAGTCCTC
It includes:
- a CDS encoding methyltransferase domain-containing protein encodes the protein METERGTEGALERELRAEVEVREERFEHGGFAADVLLPRAPDLLIDPAEFEADERLPYWAELWPSARGLARHLLDHPPAGEPIIELGCGVALPSLALRWLGRDPLATDYYADALRFARANAERNGVAPLSTALFDWRQAPPGRFGLVLAADVLYELRNGLALVELLPRLVAPGGRVLLADPGRIHAGEFHSRMHLAGWRVREVDARVETSDPATGATSTVRIFEIGLRQD